From Actinoplanes oblitus, a single genomic window includes:
- the lipA gene encoding lipoyl synthase has product MTIAPEGRRMLRIEARNAETPIERKPPWIKVKAKMGPEYTQIRGLVQKEGLHTVCQEAGCPNIYECWEDREATFLIGGDQCTRRCDFCQIDTGKPAEFDADEPRRVGESVATMGLRYATVTGVARDDLPDGGAWLYAETVRQIHKLQPGCGVELLIPDFNAEPDQLAEVFGAAPEVLAHNVETVPRIFKRIRPGFRYERSLDVITQARAAGLVTKSNLILGMGEERAEISAALRDLHAAGCELITITQYLRPTPRHHPVERWVKPEEFVELREEAEQIGFAGVMSGPLVRSSYRAGRLYRQALDARG; this is encoded by the coding sequence GTGACTATTGCTCCCGAGGGCCGCCGCATGCTGCGCATCGAGGCGCGCAACGCCGAAACTCCCATCGAGCGGAAGCCGCCGTGGATCAAAGTCAAGGCGAAGATGGGTCCGGAGTACACCCAGATACGCGGGCTGGTGCAGAAAGAGGGTCTGCACACCGTCTGCCAGGAGGCCGGCTGCCCCAACATCTACGAGTGCTGGGAAGACCGCGAGGCGACCTTCCTGATCGGTGGTGACCAGTGCACCCGCCGCTGCGACTTCTGCCAGATCGACACCGGTAAGCCGGCCGAGTTCGACGCCGACGAGCCGCGCCGGGTCGGCGAGTCGGTCGCCACCATGGGCCTTCGTTACGCGACGGTCACCGGGGTGGCGCGCGACGACCTGCCCGACGGCGGCGCCTGGCTCTACGCGGAGACCGTCCGCCAGATCCACAAGCTGCAGCCCGGCTGCGGTGTCGAGCTGCTGATCCCCGACTTCAACGCCGAGCCCGACCAGCTCGCCGAGGTCTTCGGCGCGGCCCCCGAGGTGCTGGCGCACAACGTCGAGACGGTCCCGCGCATCTTCAAGCGGATCCGCCCCGGCTTCCGTTACGAGCGCTCCCTCGACGTGATCACCCAGGCCCGCGCGGCCGGCCTGGTCACCAAGAGCAACCTGATCCTCGGCATGGGCGAGGAGCGCGCGGAGATCTCCGCCGCCCTGCGCGACCTGCACGCGGCCGGCTGCGAGCTGATCACCATCACGCAGTACCTGCGTCCGACGCCGCGGCACCACCCGGTCGAGCGCTGGGTCAAGCCGGAGGAGTTCGTCGAGCTGCGCGAGGAGGCCGAGCAGATCGGCTTCGCCGGGGTGATGAGCGGGCCGCTGGTGCGCTCGTCGTACCGGGCGGGTCGCCTCTACCGGCAGGCGCTCGACGCCCGCGGCTGA
- a CDS encoding helix-turn-helix transcriptional regulator, producing MTTVSGHSEILVAREGELATLRDALRRVRGGEPAVLLVGGEAGVGKTRLVEEFTRGLAGEPVRVLTGQCLELGEEGLPFAPFAAALRELVRGEGREVFEGREADFARLLPELGPPSAFGEAHRGLLFELVGSLVARLSAQRPLLLVLEDLHWADRSTRDLIGFLVRSARAPRLMLLATYRTDELHRGHPLRPFVAELERVRGVQRVEIDRLDREGTAELLGHLLGGEPEPQTVDVVTRRAQGIPFFIEQLAASADPACADIPETLRDLLLSRVDQLPEAAQRMLRVAAVGGTRIGHELIAQVAGVDEITCESALRVVVAAQMIVFDPDGGYEFRHALVREAVHDDLLPGEHARLHARYAEAIEADPQLVPAGRAPAEIAHHWHAANNHPRALVAAKRAADEACRRFAYAEQARLLDRVLELWEQVPQAAELLGTCHLDLLEETALVAIDSGELHRALSLTRAALGDLDATAEPVRAARLLVRRAKLLRTAGKSDGFAETKEAYRLLTEATDEPGRTGLLGEVAYLFASMDGDEVQRIWEQVRAAVDQLGDASARVYAEITKGQICAGWMPAADGLPVLLTAVEQARACGDDQALSHGLVNVSDVLFELGRYAESAAAAAEGVPHAMRYGVSRTTGVYLLANQAEALMALGRWDEADARLAEAGRQDPPGLMALPWLRLRARLRLARGHARAEQVLTRATGMLGKPYVPCEKRLWMLELRILAALATGDAPAAVTTARIAVGDGGLLDRPRYAWQLLTTACRAVALAREPGPGQGASVDAVEQLAERIGAAAERLPRRYPAELAAAAQVEAELSGDAERWTAAVAAWRADGQPFELAMALVRSAEAHASDRPAAAAALAEATTIAAGLGAAPLVEQAETLARRLGVRPATAERAAEEVLTAREREVLRLVAEGRSNGQIAQRLFISPKTASVHVSRIIAKLEVTNRVEAAAVARRLHLIDD from the coding sequence ATGACGACGGTGAGTGGCCACAGCGAGATCCTGGTCGCCCGGGAGGGCGAGCTGGCCACCCTGCGCGACGCGCTCCGCCGGGTGCGCGGCGGCGAGCCGGCCGTCCTGCTGGTCGGCGGCGAGGCCGGCGTCGGCAAGACCCGGCTGGTCGAGGAGTTCACTCGGGGGTTGGCCGGCGAGCCGGTCAGGGTGCTCACCGGCCAGTGCCTGGAGCTCGGCGAGGAGGGCCTGCCCTTCGCGCCGTTCGCGGCGGCGCTGCGCGAGCTGGTCCGCGGCGAGGGACGCGAGGTGTTCGAGGGGCGGGAGGCCGACTTCGCCCGGCTGCTGCCCGAGCTCGGGCCACCGTCGGCGTTCGGCGAGGCCCATCGCGGGCTGCTCTTCGAGCTGGTCGGGTCGCTCGTCGCCCGGCTCAGCGCGCAGCGCCCGCTGCTGCTGGTGCTGGAGGATCTGCACTGGGCCGACCGGTCCACCCGCGACCTGATCGGCTTCCTGGTCCGCTCGGCCCGGGCCCCGCGGCTGATGCTGCTGGCCACCTATCGCACCGACGAGCTGCACCGCGGCCACCCGCTGCGGCCGTTCGTGGCCGAGCTGGAGCGGGTCCGCGGCGTGCAGCGGGTGGAGATCGACCGGCTCGACCGGGAGGGCACCGCCGAGCTGCTCGGCCACCTGCTCGGCGGCGAGCCCGAGCCGCAGACCGTCGACGTGGTGACCCGGCGGGCCCAGGGCATCCCGTTCTTCATCGAGCAGCTCGCCGCCAGCGCCGACCCGGCCTGCGCGGACATCCCGGAGACGCTGCGCGACCTGCTGCTCTCCCGGGTCGACCAGCTGCCCGAGGCGGCCCAGCGGATGCTGCGGGTCGCCGCCGTCGGCGGCACCCGGATCGGCCACGAGCTGATCGCGCAGGTGGCCGGCGTCGACGAGATCACCTGCGAGTCGGCGCTGCGCGTGGTGGTCGCCGCCCAGATGATCGTCTTCGATCCGGACGGGGGTTATGAGTTCCGCCACGCGCTGGTCCGCGAGGCGGTGCACGACGACCTGCTGCCCGGCGAGCACGCCCGCCTGCACGCGCGCTACGCGGAGGCGATCGAGGCGGATCCGCAGCTGGTGCCGGCCGGCCGGGCTCCCGCCGAGATCGCCCACCACTGGCACGCCGCCAACAACCATCCCCGGGCCCTGGTCGCCGCGAAACGCGCGGCTGACGAGGCCTGCCGGCGTTTCGCGTACGCGGAGCAGGCCCGCCTGCTGGACCGGGTCCTCGAGCTGTGGGAGCAGGTGCCGCAGGCCGCCGAGCTGCTCGGCACCTGTCACCTCGACCTGCTGGAGGAGACCGCGCTCGTCGCCATCGACTCGGGCGAGCTGCACCGGGCGCTCAGCCTGACCCGGGCCGCGCTGGGTGACCTGGACGCCACCGCCGAGCCGGTGCGCGCCGCCCGGCTGCTGGTGCGCCGGGCCAAGCTGCTGCGCACGGCCGGCAAGAGCGACGGCTTCGCCGAGACCAAGGAGGCGTACCGGCTGCTCACCGAGGCGACGGACGAGCCCGGCCGGACCGGGTTGCTCGGCGAGGTGGCCTACCTGTTCGCCAGCATGGACGGCGACGAGGTGCAGCGGATCTGGGAGCAGGTCCGGGCCGCCGTCGACCAGCTCGGCGACGCCAGCGCCCGGGTCTACGCGGAGATCACCAAGGGGCAGATCTGCGCCGGCTGGATGCCCGCCGCCGACGGCCTGCCGGTGCTGCTGACGGCGGTCGAGCAGGCCCGCGCGTGCGGCGACGACCAGGCGCTCTCGCACGGCCTGGTGAACGTTTCCGATGTCCTGTTCGAGCTGGGCCGCTACGCGGAGTCGGCGGCGGCCGCCGCCGAGGGCGTCCCGCACGCCATGCGCTACGGCGTCTCCCGCACCACCGGGGTCTACCTGCTGGCCAACCAGGCCGAGGCGCTGATGGCGCTGGGCCGCTGGGACGAGGCCGACGCCCGGCTGGCCGAGGCCGGCCGGCAGGACCCGCCCGGCCTGATGGCGCTGCCCTGGCTCCGGTTGCGGGCCCGGCTGCGGCTGGCCCGCGGGCACGCCCGGGCCGAGCAGGTGCTGACCCGGGCCACCGGCATGCTCGGCAAGCCCTACGTGCCCTGCGAGAAACGCCTCTGGATGCTGGAGCTGCGGATCCTGGCGGCGCTCGCCACCGGGGACGCCCCGGCGGCGGTGACCACGGCACGGATCGCGGTCGGCGACGGCGGCCTGCTGGACCGGCCGCGCTATGCCTGGCAGCTGCTCACCACCGCGTGCCGGGCCGTGGCCCTGGCCCGCGAGCCGGGTCCCGGCCAGGGTGCCTCGGTGGACGCGGTGGAGCAGCTCGCCGAGCGGATCGGGGCGGCGGCCGAGCGGCTGCCCCGGCGCTACCCGGCGGAGCTGGCCGCGGCGGCCCAGGTCGAGGCCGAGCTGTCCGGCGACGCCGAGCGGTGGACCGCCGCGGTGGCCGCGTGGCGGGCCGACGGGCAGCCGTTCGAGCTGGCCATGGCCCTGGTCCGGAGCGCCGAGGCGCACGCGTCCGACCGGCCGGCGGCGGCCGCGGCACTCGCCGAGGCCACCACGATCGCCGCCGGGCTGGGCGCCGCCCCGCTCGTCGAGCAGGCCGAGACGCTGGCCCGGCGGCTCGGGGTGCGCCCGGCGACGGCCGAGCGGGCGGCCGAGGAGGTGCTCACCGCCCGGGAGCGCGAGGTGTTGCGGCTGGTCGCCGAGGGCCGGAGCAACGGCCAGATCGCCCAGCGCCTGTTCATCTCGCCGAAAACGGCAAGCGTCCACGTCTCCCGCATCATCGCGAAACTGGAGGTCACCAACCGGGTGGAGGCGGCGGCGGTGGCCCGCCGCCTGCACCTCATCGACGACTGA
- a CDS encoding type VII secretion protein EccE: MNPDGHPAQAYGAAPPQPAQAYGAAAPQSAQAYGAAAPQSAQAYGAAAPQPAHATAAATPLRRVSTQARGSVPVPPAGVPQPAAAPVPQRPTPVPADAAADAGVRPIPRRGQVGPVSLTQIVVAELSVLATVAAAIQGPLPALAVGAIGLVLIVIFFARQRGRWWLEHRQVARAHGRRRAAALETGSGPVLAALRTIAPGLAVRDMTAQDGARAGVAKDEAGWFSVVALTPTAPMHHDGAPIPLEALVSVLAATEQPGVVLELVTHTVPAPSPDVHAASPAGSSYRQLVESLSPEPVPAHRESTISVRVDARVLAEALHDHTADLEAAAALVAGLGRKVATSLRRVGIGCRVLDADELLAVLARSCDVEAGALAEGSQVDEDWTHWRSARLVHRTYWLKTWPTSAGEIGSLFAWAATAPAAQTSVALVLNAAADGDDVAARAFIRLATRPDADLGALDRVLVDGVRRVGAELQPLDGEHGPAVYATAPTGGGAG, translated from the coding sequence GTGAACCCAGACGGCCACCCGGCCCAGGCGTACGGCGCCGCCCCGCCCCAGCCGGCCCAGGCGTATGGTGCCGCCGCGCCCCAGTCGGCCCAGGCGTATGGCGCCGCCGCGCCCCAGTCGGCCCAGGCGTATGGTGCCGCCGCGCCCCAGCCGGCTCACGCCACCGCCGCGGCCACCCCGCTGCGCCGGGTCAGCACGCAGGCCCGGGGCAGCGTCCCGGTGCCGCCCGCCGGGGTCCCGCAGCCGGCCGCCGCCCCGGTGCCGCAGCGCCCCACGCCGGTCCCGGCCGACGCGGCCGCCGACGCCGGGGTCCGGCCGATCCCGCGCCGCGGCCAGGTGGGCCCGGTCAGCCTCACCCAGATCGTGGTCGCCGAGCTGTCCGTGCTGGCCACCGTGGCGGCGGCGATCCAGGGGCCGCTGCCCGCGCTGGCCGTCGGCGCGATCGGGCTAGTCCTGATCGTGATCTTCTTTGCCCGGCAGCGCGGCCGCTGGTGGCTGGAGCACCGGCAGGTGGCCCGGGCGCACGGCCGGCGCCGGGCCGCCGCGCTGGAGACCGGCAGCGGTCCGGTGCTGGCCGCGCTGCGCACCATCGCCCCCGGCCTCGCCGTCCGCGACATGACCGCGCAGGACGGGGCGAGGGCCGGGGTGGCCAAGGACGAGGCCGGCTGGTTCAGCGTGGTGGCCCTGACCCCGACCGCCCCGATGCACCACGACGGCGCCCCGATCCCGCTGGAGGCGCTGGTCAGCGTGCTCGCCGCGACCGAGCAGCCGGGCGTGGTGCTGGAGCTGGTCACGCACACCGTGCCGGCGCCCAGCCCGGACGTGCACGCCGCGTCGCCGGCCGGCTCGTCCTATCGGCAGCTGGTCGAGTCGCTCAGCCCGGAGCCGGTCCCGGCGCACCGGGAGTCCACGATCAGCGTCCGGGTGGACGCGCGGGTGCTGGCCGAGGCGCTCCACGACCACACCGCCGACCTGGAGGCGGCCGCCGCGCTGGTGGCCGGCCTGGGCCGCAAGGTGGCGACCAGCCTGCGCCGGGTCGGGATCGGCTGCCGGGTGCTGGACGCCGACGAGCTGCTGGCCGTGCTGGCCCGGTCCTGTGACGTCGAGGCCGGCGCGCTGGCCGAGGGCTCGCAGGTCGACGAGGACTGGACGCACTGGCGGTCGGCCCGCCTGGTGCACCGGACGTACTGGTTGAAGACCTGGCCGACGTCGGCCGGCGAGATCGGCTCGCTGTTCGCCTGGGCGGCCACCGCGCCCGCCGCGCAGACCAGCGTGGCCCTGGTGCTGAACGCGGCGGCCGACGGCGACGACGTGGCGGCGCGGGCCTTCATCCGGCTCGCCACCCGGCCCGACGCCGACCTGGGCGCGCTCGACCGGGTGCTGGTCGACGGGGTCCGGCGGGTCGGGGCCGAGTTGCAGCCGCTGGACGGCGAGCACGGGCCGGCGGTCTATGCCACGGCGCCGACCGGAGGTGGGGCGGGATGA
- the aspS gene encoding aspartate--tRNA(Asn) ligase: protein MQRILSTELASHPYEKVRVDGWIHRIRRLKSVCFLIVRDAAGLAQVVLTDPAQLTAPEESVVSVTATVTPNEQAPHGVELTGPEIHVHAAADVPLPFELHRPELTAGLPAQLDHAALALRHPARRAALRISAAATAGFRAALEAQRFVEIHTPKIVESATESGANVFQLDYFGRPGYLAQSPQFYKQMMVGVFERVFEVGPVFRAENSDTARHLTQYTSLDAEMGFVADHRDVMAALTRTIAGMFGEITERTAYETPEVPAEIPAVRFAEALRIAGAPADEPDLAPSHERALGEWARREHGSEFVFVTGYPMRKRPFYTHPDPADPTYSHGFDLLFRGLEIVTGGQRLHRHADYVAALRAAGEPLAAYRGYLDAFRYGMPPHGGWAIGLERLVARLTGAANVRAVTAFPRDPHRVAP from the coding sequence ATGCAACGCATCCTCTCCACCGAACTGGCGTCCCACCCGTACGAAAAGGTCCGGGTGGACGGCTGGATCCATCGGATCCGCCGGTTGAAATCGGTCTGCTTCCTGATCGTCAGGGACGCGGCCGGGCTCGCCCAGGTGGTGCTGACCGACCCGGCGCAGCTGACCGCGCCGGAGGAGAGCGTCGTCTCGGTCACCGCCACCGTCACCCCGAACGAGCAGGCTCCGCACGGCGTCGAGCTGACCGGACCGGAGATCCACGTGCACGCCGCCGCGGACGTACCGTTGCCGTTCGAGCTGCATCGACCCGAGCTGACCGCGGGCCTGCCGGCCCAGCTGGACCACGCGGCCCTCGCTCTGCGGCATCCGGCCCGGCGGGCCGCGCTGCGGATCTCCGCTGCCGCGACCGCCGGTTTCCGCGCGGCCCTCGAGGCGCAACGGTTCGTCGAGATCCACACTCCGAAGATCGTCGAGTCGGCCACCGAGTCCGGCGCGAACGTCTTCCAGCTGGACTATTTCGGACGGCCCGGCTATCTCGCGCAGTCGCCGCAGTTCTACAAGCAAATGATGGTCGGCGTCTTCGAGCGGGTCTTCGAGGTCGGTCCGGTGTTCCGCGCGGAGAACAGCGACACCGCGCGGCATCTGACCCAGTACACGTCGCTGGACGCCGAGATGGGCTTCGTCGCCGACCACCGGGACGTGATGGCCGCGCTGACCCGGACGATCGCCGGGATGTTCGGCGAGATCACCGAGCGCACGGCATACGAGACGCCCGAGGTGCCGGCCGAGATCCCGGCGGTGCGCTTCGCCGAGGCGCTGCGGATCGCCGGGGCGCCGGCCGACGAGCCGGACCTGGCCCCGTCGCACGAGCGGGCGCTGGGCGAGTGGGCGCGGCGCGAGCACGGCTCCGAGTTCGTCTTCGTGACCGGCTACCCGATGCGCAAGCGGCCGTTCTACACCCACCCGGACCCGGCCGACCCGACCTACTCCCATGGGTTCGACCTGCTGTTCCGCGGGCTGGAGATCGTCACCGGCGGGCAGCGGCTGCACCGGCACGCCGACTACGTCGCCGCGTTGCGCGCGGCCGGCGAACCGCTTGCCGCCTATCGGGGCTATCTGGACGCTTTCCGGTACGGCATGCCCCCGCACGGCGGCTGGGCCATCGGCCTGGAACGCCTGGTGGCGAGGCTGACCGGCGCCGCGAACGTCCGTGCGGTCACGGCGTTCCCGAGGGACCCGCACCGGGTCGCGCCGTAG
- a CDS encoding right-handed parallel beta-helix repeat-containing protein encodes MASTLAVPGTYPTISDALEVAPDGAVISVAPGTYRERIELRGRTLTLRGTGEPGTVVVDAAGLEGPALAVLSGEVTVEGLALTAGDYPAISAISARLTVRKCQLSAGYGPGLQATDMSTVEATEVQVQRGQHGLVFSDSGGTVESCEIRGVSDDGVIVRLGADPVIRNTTVAECGYRGVYVYQSGRPVIERCDVSGTGDAGIVVANGSSPRILQTWVHQTHGSGIVIGAGCTAVVEQCRVEGTAEPKVSVDPRAQATVTLSEGGPAPRAGITESGAGQDAAEVDRLLGELDAMIGLAGVKNEVRALIDEIQVNEWRRSAGLSVGAASHHLIFTGAPGTGKTTVARIYGQLLKALGVLPNGRFREVSRRDLVGQYIGHTAEKTTSVFEEAMGGVLFIDEAYTLSRAGGASADFGQEAIDTLVKLMEDHRDQVAVIVAGYTKEMLDFLDANSGLASRFAKTLEFENYGPDELVLIASRIAQNDDYVFEAGLAEALYEHFSQIERDRNFGNAREARKLLEGMRKAQSGRLRSLGRMPSRDDLTTLVVDDLLTAIR; translated from the coding sequence GTGGCCAGCACCCTGGCGGTCCCCGGCACCTACCCGACCATCAGTGACGCGCTCGAGGTGGCGCCGGACGGCGCGGTGATCAGCGTCGCTCCCGGGACCTATCGGGAGCGGATCGAGTTGCGGGGCAGGACCCTCACCCTGCGCGGCACCGGGGAGCCGGGCACCGTGGTGGTGGACGCGGCCGGGCTGGAGGGGCCGGCGCTGGCCGTGCTCAGCGGCGAGGTGACGGTCGAGGGCCTGGCCCTGACCGCCGGGGACTACCCGGCGATCTCGGCGATCAGCGCCCGGCTGACGGTCCGGAAATGTCAGCTCTCCGCCGGTTACGGCCCCGGCCTGCAAGCCACCGACATGTCCACTGTCGAGGCCACCGAGGTGCAGGTCCAGCGTGGACAGCACGGCCTGGTCTTCTCCGACTCGGGCGGCACCGTGGAGTCCTGCGAGATCCGCGGGGTGAGCGACGACGGCGTCATCGTGCGGCTCGGCGCCGACCCGGTGATCCGCAACACCACTGTGGCCGAGTGCGGCTACCGCGGGGTCTACGTCTACCAGTCCGGCCGCCCGGTGATCGAGCGCTGCGACGTCTCCGGCACCGGCGACGCCGGCATCGTGGTGGCCAACGGCAGCTCCCCGCGGATCCTCCAGACCTGGGTGCACCAGACCCACGGCTCCGGCATCGTGATCGGGGCCGGCTGCACCGCTGTCGTCGAGCAGTGCCGGGTGGAGGGCACCGCCGAGCCGAAGGTCAGCGTCGACCCGCGGGCGCAGGCCACCGTGACGCTCTCCGAGGGCGGTCCGGCGCCGCGGGCCGGGATCACCGAGTCCGGCGCCGGCCAGGACGCCGCCGAGGTGGACCGGTTGCTCGGCGAGCTGGACGCGATGATCGGCCTGGCCGGGGTGAAGAACGAGGTCCGAGCCCTGATCGACGAGATCCAGGTGAACGAGTGGCGGCGCAGCGCCGGACTCTCGGTCGGCGCGGCCAGCCACCACCTGATCTTCACCGGTGCCCCGGGTACCGGTAAGACCACCGTGGCGCGCATCTACGGCCAGCTGCTCAAGGCGCTCGGCGTGCTGCCCAACGGCCGGTTCCGCGAGGTGTCCCGGCGCGACCTGGTCGGGCAGTACATCGGGCACACCGCGGAGAAGACCACCTCGGTCTTCGAGGAGGCGATGGGTGGCGTGCTCTTCATCGACGAGGCGTACACGCTGTCCCGGGCCGGCGGGGCCAGTGCCGACTTCGGCCAGGAGGCGATCGACACCCTGGTCAAGCTGATGGAGGACCACCGCGACCAGGTCGCCGTGATCGTCGCCGGGTACACCAAGGAGATGCTCGACTTCCTGGACGCCAACTCGGGTCTGGCCTCCCGGTTCGCCAAGACCCTCGAATTCGAGAACTACGGCCCGGACGAGCTGGTGCTGATCGCCAGCCGGATCGCGCAGAACGACGACTACGTGTTCGAGGCCGGCCTCGCCGAGGCGCTCTACGAGCACTTCTCGCAGATCGAGCGGGACCGGAACTTCGGTAACGCCCGGGAGGCCCGCAAGCTGCTGGAGGGTATGCGCAAGGCGCAGTCCGGCCGGCTGCGCTCGCTCGGCCGGATGCCCAGCCGGGACGATCTGACCACGCTGGTCGTCGACGACCTGCTGACAGCGATCCGCTGA
- a CDS encoding DUF4191 domain-containing protein → MAKPQEKVSFGERLKQIGQVFSFTAKQDKWFVPLVIGAVAIPVALTVTAVLLGLGLLWIPVGVLVTLLAVLIVLNLRSNAAMMNVAEGQPGAAASLMENMRGDWRVRPAASSTTQFDMVHVVIGRPGVILLAEGNPQRVRALLGQEKKRLSKVIGNAPLYDYVIGTEEGQLPVRKLRTTMLRLPRNLTGKDVNALDKRLGALMARPQMPKGAIPKNMRPSKGAFRQQRPR, encoded by the coding sequence ATGGCAAAACCCCAGGAGAAGGTGTCGTTCGGCGAGCGCCTGAAGCAGATCGGCCAGGTGTTCTCGTTCACCGCGAAACAGGACAAGTGGTTCGTTCCGCTAGTCATCGGTGCGGTGGCGATCCCGGTCGCGCTGACCGTGACGGCGGTGCTCCTGGGTCTCGGCCTGCTCTGGATCCCGGTCGGCGTGCTGGTCACCCTGCTGGCCGTGCTGATCGTGCTGAACCTGCGCTCGAACGCCGCGATGATGAACGTGGCGGAGGGCCAGCCCGGCGCGGCCGCCTCGCTGATGGAGAACATGCGCGGCGACTGGCGGGTCCGCCCGGCGGCCAGCTCGACCACCCAGTTCGACATGGTGCACGTGGTGATCGGCCGGCCCGGCGTGATCCTGCTGGCCGAGGGCAACCCGCAGCGGGTCCGGGCACTGCTCGGCCAGGAGAAGAAGCGGCTGTCCAAGGTGATCGGCAACGCGCCGCTCTACGACTACGTGATCGGCACCGAGGAGGGTCAGCTCCCGGTCCGCAAGCTGCGCACCACGATGCTGCGGCTGCCCCGCAACCTCACCGGCAAGGACGTCAACGCGCTGGACAAGCGCCTCGGCGCGCTGATGGCCCGCCCGCAGATGCCGAAAGGCGCGATCCCGAAGAACATGCGCCCCAGCAAGGGTGCCTTCCGCCAGCAGCGCCCGCGCTGA
- a CDS encoding polyadenylate binding domain-containing protein, whose amino-acid sequence MTHPDHEGAWRPYPPQQPAEEEQQQQPQPLPPPPAIFPPNAVARASVRPPGAPQDPYSAPGQYAAQAMTPPPAQPIQPFQGQPPVQGQVVQPFQGQPVQAFPGQAVQAFPAPAAQAPIQQGQGVQAPVQQGQGAAEGVGRRLAAPQLTSAPLAGPQGRAMAAATHGWQDDTPPDEPPAGDDEARTGPSGKTSPLHIGWHAISRKTLRRVTVAPSAGAGLVLGRDRQQVPVPLRLFAPEPVRIALVGGVWAAQLLIFRAFALGARVVVVTTEPRAWAGFGERATGQYNRLTVHSSDQGVQLNGTAQTPTLAVYDLGMTGPATTPPLGPWRTQLTILRQLDRPGLAALQDAQLALLQRLGGDESALAASALKLRPHSSQFLQFMADDMLALIGDGTDRYLFLAQTQTEQQFVGLPRR is encoded by the coding sequence ATGACGCATCCGGATCACGAGGGAGCCTGGCGGCCCTATCCGCCACAGCAGCCCGCCGAGGAGGAGCAGCAGCAGCAACCGCAGCCGCTGCCTCCGCCGCCGGCCATCTTCCCGCCGAACGCGGTGGCCCGGGCCTCGGTGCGGCCGCCCGGCGCGCCGCAGGATCCTTACTCAGCGCCGGGGCAGTACGCCGCGCAGGCCATGACCCCACCGCCTGCGCAGCCGATCCAGCCGTTCCAGGGGCAGCCACCCGTGCAGGGGCAGGTCGTTCAGCCGTTCCAGGGGCAGCCGGTCCAGGCATTCCCGGGGCAGGCCGTCCAGGCTTTCCCAGCGCCGGCGGCCCAGGCTCCGATCCAGCAGGGACAGGGCGTTCAGGCTCCGGTCCAGCAGGGGCAGGGCGCCGCGGAGGGCGTCGGGCGCCGGTTGGCCGCACCCCAGCTCACCTCGGCTCCGCTGGCCGGGCCGCAGGGCCGGGCGATGGCCGCCGCCACGCACGGCTGGCAGGACGACACCCCGCCCGACGAGCCGCCCGCGGGCGACGACGAGGCGCGGACCGGCCCGTCCGGCAAGACGTCACCGTTGCACATCGGCTGGCACGCCATCTCCCGCAAGACGCTGCGCCGGGTGACCGTCGCGCCGTCCGCCGGCGCCGGGCTGGTCCTCGGCCGCGACCGCCAGCAGGTCCCGGTGCCGCTGCGCCTGTTCGCCCCGGAACCGGTGCGGATCGCCCTGGTCGGCGGCGTCTGGGCGGCTCAGCTGCTGATCTTCCGGGCCTTCGCACTGGGTGCCCGGGTGGTGGTGGTGACCACCGAGCCCCGCGCCTGGGCCGGCTTCGGCGAGCGCGCCACCGGGCAGTACAACCGGCTCACCGTGCACAGCAGCGACCAGGGCGTGCAGCTCAACGGCACCGCGCAGACGCCCACCCTGGCGGTCTACGACCTGGGCATGACCGGCCCGGCGACCACCCCGCCGCTCGGCCCGTGGCGCACCCAGCTGACCATCCTGCGTCAGCTCGACCGCCCCGGCCTGGCCGCGCTGCAGGACGCCCAGCTCGCCCTCTTGCAGCGTCTCGGCGGTGACGAGTCCGCCCTGGCCGCCTCCGCGCTCAAGCTGCGCCCGCACAGCAGCCAGTTCCTGCAGTTCATGGCCGACGACATGCTCGCCCTGATCGGTGACGGCACGGACCGCTACCTGTTCCTCGCCCAGACCCAGACGGAGCAGCAGTTCGTCGGCCTCCCCCGCCGCTGA